From Leptolyngbyaceae cyanobacterium, a single genomic window includes:
- a CDS encoding pentapeptide repeat-containing protein, whose amino-acid sequence MKLKILAAVLTPLCLATAPPVHDSQTIRRLRETRECPNCNLSNANLAGAYLREANLRSANLSNANLGNADLTGAYLRSANLRSANLKNANLSGADLTDADLMGTDLKDTKVNSDTMLERKWRIVWEMVNQPIARRDMQKADLQGANLSSVNLSNFNLENANLSGAILKGTNFRQANLNNSNLLAADLSIADLRNASLIAANLTDTNLSDADLRNADLSQANLDRANLNRAKLRQANLSNSNLASADLRQADLTEINLNGTNLERANLFNISLRGIDLSTANLRGANLTAVNLKDVNLRGIKLAGSNLSRANLSGADFSGAELSNTNLKEANLRRSKLNGANLSDADLSNADLSNADLSGVNLSGANLSNANLKSATLSGITFSSNTRLCNAIMPDGSKGRC is encoded by the coding sequence ATGAAACTTAAAATTCTCGCAGCAGTTCTCACCCCTCTATGTTTAGCCACTGCACCGCCAGTTCATGACTCCCAAACGATTCGCCGATTGCGGGAAACTAGAGAATGTCCTAATTGCAATTTAAGCAATGCTAACTTGGCGGGTGCTTACTTGCGAGAAGCCAACCTCCGAAGCGCCAATCTGAGTAATGCTAACCTGGGAAATGCAGATTTGACTGGTGCTTATTTGAGAAGTGCTAACCTCCGAAGCGCCAATTTAAAAAATGCCAACCTCAGCGGAGCCGATCTCACCGATGCAGATTTAATGGGAACTGATTTAAAAGATACAAAAGTTAATTCCGATACCATGTTAGAGCGCAAATGGCGAATAGTCTGGGAAATGGTAAATCAACCGATTGCTCGTCGAGATATGCAAAAAGCGGATTTGCAAGGAGCTAATTTAAGTAGCGTTAACTTAAGTAATTTTAATCTGGAAAATGCCAATCTCAGCGGTGCTATTCTCAAAGGTACTAATTTTCGTCAAGCGAATTTAAACAATAGCAATTTACTAGCAGCAGACTTGTCGATTGCCGATTTGAGAAATGCCAGTTTAATTGCTGCCAATTTAACCGATACTAACTTGAGCGATGCCGATCTGAGGAATGCCGATCTAAGTCAAGCGAATCTCGATCGCGCTAATTTAAATCGAGCCAAATTGCGGCAAGCAAACCTCAGCAACAGTAATCTAGCCAGCGCCGATCTAAGACAAGCTGATTTAACGGAAATTAACTTAAACGGAACCAACTTAGAACGAGCTAATTTATTTAATATCAGCCTTCGAGGTATCGATTTAAGTACTGCTAATTTAAGGGGTGCTAATCTAACAGCAGTTAACCTGAAAGATGTTAACTTGAGAGGAATTAAACTTGCTGGTAGCAATTTAAGCCGTGCCAACTTGAGCGGTGCTGATTTCAGCGGCGCAGAATTGAGCAATACTAATTTAAAAGAAGCTAATTTAAGAAGAAGCAAATTAAATGGTGCTAACTTAAGCGATGCTGACCTCAGCAATGCTGACTTAAGTAATGCTGACCTCAGCGGTGTTAATTTAAGCGGTGCAAATCTCAGTAATGCTAACCTCAAGAGTGCAACTTTAAGTGGCATAACTTTTAGTAGCAATACCAGATTATGCAATGCCATCATGCCTGATGGTAGCAAAGGTAGGTGCTAA
- a CDS encoding DUF4159 domain-containing protein, with amino-acid sequence MSHQPFPSPSVDPFERLHIYDSLMMNAKRWLMSHDYHRRRQNLHYQSVNQPGIVCGLGIQLIEPPESASAKFRDRRWLKIQPGIAIDVEGNPIIVDRAINREFRIATETPLKGTLTVYLVVSYVEPENPDRKQESETIREWFRIDEKTSPPTPKEVEICRIEFSSSEVILQRPSDVFLPGINELDLRYRIKAKPRPEEVWRVAQMQHINTDDWYDSPMQKLSDRITENLTYLMQSVSALYPHFQGDSEVRSVNLQEVHNEIADYDLLYLADWQILHLNEEEIYNLNNYLNKGGVILIEAATNNSYVLETLQDIIKEQLEITLLSWQELSRKHPLRTQPFLFAAAPKINDREIEIWHGGGVVLIIGDLSSHWGIDDELLLDRNEIRTAQELGINIINFAWRRRQITELIE; translated from the coding sequence ATGAGCCATCAACCTTTTCCATCACCGTCGGTCGATCCTTTTGAACGCCTGCATATATATGACAGTTTGATGATGAATGCCAAACGGTGGTTGATGTCTCATGATTATCATCGACGCCGCCAAAATCTGCACTACCAATCTGTCAATCAACCAGGAATTGTTTGCGGATTGGGAATACAATTAATCGAGCCGCCGGAGTCAGCATCAGCTAAGTTTAGAGACAGGCGTTGGTTGAAAATTCAACCGGGGATCGCGATCGATGTGGAAGGTAATCCAATAATTGTCGATCGCGCAATTAATCGGGAATTTCGGATCGCGACGGAAACTCCTTTGAAAGGAACTTTGACGGTATATTTAGTAGTTAGTTACGTAGAGCCGGAAAATCCCGATCGCAAACAAGAATCGGAAACCATTAGAGAGTGGTTTAGAATTGATGAAAAAACCAGCCCTCCTACTCCGAAAGAAGTCGAAATTTGTCGGATTGAATTTTCATCTAGCGAGGTAATTCTGCAAAGACCAAGCGATGTATTTCTACCGGGAATTAACGAACTGGATTTACGCTATCGCATCAAAGCTAAACCAAGACCGGAAGAAGTTTGGCGGGTCGCCCAAATGCAGCATATCAACACTGATGATTGGTACGATAGCCCGATGCAAAAATTGAGCGATCGCATTACCGAAAACCTCACCTATTTAATGCAATCCGTATCAGCACTTTATCCCCATTTCCAAGGAGATAGCGAAGTGCGATCGGTTAATTTGCAAGAAGTCCACAACGAAATTGCAGACTATGACTTGCTTTATCTAGCTGATTGGCAAATTTTACATTTAAACGAAGAAGAAATTTACAATTTAAACAACTATTTAAATAAAGGCGGCGTTATCCTAATTGAAGCCGCCACCAACAATTCTTATGTATTAGAAACCCTCCAGGATATAATTAAAGAACAATTAGAAATAACCCTTCTATCTTGGCAAGAACTCAGCCGCAAACATCCCCTACGAACGCAACCATTTTTGTTTGCAGCAGCACCGAAAATTAACGACCGAGAAATAGAAATTTGGCATGGTGGCGGAGTAGTCCTAATCATCGGAGATTTATCATCTCACTGGGGCATAGACGACGAACTTTTACTCGATCGCAACGAAATTCGTACCGCACAAGAACTAGGCATCAACATCATCAACTTTGCTTGGCGGCGACGACAAATCACCGAATTAATTGAATAA
- a CDS encoding AAA family ATPase — MNIRAGYKLIEKINEGLSTVVYRAQRKQDKKTAIVKILKADYPTLEEIVQLRHEYEISKNLNLEGIVKPFGLENHQNGLALILEDSRGEALNKFLRERKLKLAEFLTIGIQLADTLGKLHEQKIIHKDIKPTNIIINPTKIQVKITDFSIATRLSKETKTLSHPTLLEGTLAYMSPEQTGRMNRSIDYRTDFYSLGVTFYEILCGELPFKATDPMELIHCHIAKHPVPPHQVNSEKSQVETKYPNGEIPKAISDIVMKLLAKTAEDRYQSAYGLKADLEQCLTQLQQTGEISNFIPGQRDKLGQFLIPQKLYGREAQVATLMDAFNRISVGTAEMMLVSGYSGIGKSCLVYEIHKPIVAARGYFIAGKFDQFKRNIPYAALIQAFQELIRQLLTESAEKIEFWKDKILNVLGHNVRVIIDVIPELELIVGVKPEIAQLGANESQNRFNLVFKQFIHIFTEKANPLVVFLDDLQWADLASLKLIHLLITDPDSQYFLLIGAYRDNEVSPTHPFIQTLDKIQSSGARVNSIILEPLALNTVSQLVSDTLGKSISSSIPALAYVSHKQTEHQRENRLTEQDKNETEKCNLLAELVFNKTQGNPFFLTQLLTSIYAEKLLKFDFELGKWQWDLKQIQTLGISDSNVVELIARNIKKLPLNTQRILKLAACIGNRFTLEVLTIVNEESMSETASALWDGLQAGLILPIGENAYKIPLVVKNDESLVISDRENSSLQINNCQLSYKFLHDRVQQAAYSLIPAEQQKITHLKIGNLLLQNSNQDSLEENIFDIVNQLNVGVEFITEPAEKYQLAQLNLMAARKAKAAAAYESAVTQLRIGLKLLAENSWQTNYDLTLGLHIEAVEAEYLNTNYESSAKLAEIVLQKTNTLLEKVKVYELQIQFYMAQNQMLKAIDTGLQVLDMLGISLSNETGESGFVVELPSLEDLENYPEMTDPYQLAALRILMSVIPPACTVKPEVVPLLVLTQTKLCVRYGHSALAAFAYVFYGNFIYSITGDIDAGYYAGELALKLLDKFNARELRCKVCNLFHGTIRPWKIHVRETFASLQDGLQSGLETGDIEFAGYNASIYCTSVFLTGMQLDIVEQQQRQYLDLSLKLKQDYSIYYIQIIHQLTLNLQKDANGKCLLVGESFDETQILPIFIETNNRILLFVAYFAKTILFYLFKESSNAFANASLAAEHAASVMGMVISAAHNFYYSLAILAHYPKASNVEQQQYLTIVDENQQKMRQWADSAPSNFQHKYELVEAEKARVLGQVVEAMEYYDRAITGAKEQGYIQEEALASELAAEFYFSIGRDTFAQSYLTKAYYGYIHWGAKAKVKDLESRYPDLFLEILKREPVNIDIYRTRTSTTGGSSTVLDLSTVNKASLALAEEIVLDKLLDKLLKIVMENAGATISCLILEKDGQLLIEATGNVEKNEVLFWSGVTIETSNNLPVSIINYVAITKENVVLDDARQSVRFGNDSYILKNYVKSILCMPIINQGKLIGVIYLENNVTNGAFTKERLEVIKLLSCQIAISLKNAMLYGKLEATSQNLKKANEQLEDYNQTLEQKVEARTLELQEKNRLLKEQAIQLEQALKELQATQTQLIQTEKMSSLGQMVAGVAHEINNPINFIYGNLSHASEYFQDLLKLLNFYKQHSYDEISNVQELAENIDLDFIVSDFPRLLNSMRLGAERIRQIVLSLRNFSRLDEAEMKSVDIHEGIDSTLLLLQNRLKSKPEHPGIEIVKEYGQLPVVECYPSFLNQVFMNILSNAIDAVEESLKIYSVEQVKGKEFLTKTKGKISIRTSVLNSQKVEIRIADNGLGMTEEVSRRVFDPFFTTKPVGSGTGLGLAISYQVVVEKHQGNLICSSALGQGTEFLIQIPIKR; from the coding sequence ATGAATATCAGGGCTGGCTACAAATTAATAGAAAAAATTAACGAGGGTTTAAGTACGGTAGTCTATCGAGCCCAAAGGAAGCAAGATAAAAAGACTGCGATCGTCAAAATCCTGAAAGCCGATTATCCTACCCTAGAAGAAATCGTGCAACTGAGGCATGAATACGAAATTTCCAAAAACCTCAATTTAGAAGGTATAGTCAAGCCCTTTGGTTTAGAAAATCATCAGAACGGGTTAGCGCTGATATTAGAAGATTCCAGAGGCGAAGCGCTCAACAAATTTTTGCGCGAGCGAAAACTGAAACTCGCAGAATTTCTCACCATCGGTATTCAACTAGCAGATACGCTAGGTAAATTGCACGAGCAAAAAATTATTCATAAAGATATTAAACCAACAAATATTATTATTAATCCCACTAAGATCCAGGTAAAAATTACAGACTTTAGCATAGCTACCCGACTGTCCAAAGAAACTAAAACTCTCAGCCATCCTACTTTATTGGAAGGCACCCTTGCTTATATGTCCCCAGAGCAAACCGGGCGGATGAATCGCTCAATAGATTACCGCACCGACTTCTACTCCTTGGGCGTCACTTTCTATGAAATACTGTGCGGTGAATTACCATTTAAAGCTACCGACCCGATGGAATTAATTCACTGCCATATCGCCAAACACCCAGTACCACCCCATCAAGTCAACAGTGAAAAATCACAAGTCGAAACTAAATACCCCAATGGCGAAATTCCCAAAGCAATTTCCGACATTGTAATGAAATTATTAGCCAAGACTGCCGAAGATAGATATCAAAGTGCTTATGGTCTTAAAGCCGATTTAGAACAATGTCTAACTCAGCTGCAACAAACAGGCGAGATTTCTAACTTCATTCCCGGTCAGCGCGATAAATTAGGTCAATTTCTCATTCCCCAAAAACTATACGGAAGAGAAGCCCAAGTAGCCACTCTCATGGATGCCTTTAACCGTATTAGTGTTGGAACAGCCGAAATGATGCTAGTTTCCGGCTACTCGGGAATAGGTAAATCTTGTTTAGTTTATGAAATTCATAAACCCATTGTCGCCGCAAGAGGTTATTTTATTGCAGGTAAATTCGATCAATTTAAGCGGAACATACCTTATGCAGCTTTAATTCAAGCCTTCCAAGAACTGATTCGGCAACTGTTAACAGAAAGTGCTGAAAAAATAGAATTTTGGAAAGATAAAATTCTAAATGTTTTAGGCCATAACGTTCGGGTAATTATTGACGTTATTCCCGAATTGGAATTAATCGTTGGCGTCAAACCGGAAATTGCTCAACTAGGTGCCAACGAATCGCAAAATCGATTTAATCTGGTTTTCAAACAATTCATTCATATTTTTACGGAAAAAGCAAATCCACTAGTTGTGTTTTTAGATGATTTGCAGTGGGCAGATTTAGCTTCTTTAAAATTAATTCATTTATTAATAACTGACCCGGATAGTCAATACTTTCTATTGATTGGAGCTTATCGAGATAATGAAGTAAGCCCAACCCATCCATTCATCCAGACCTTAGACAAGATTCAGTCATCTGGGGCAAGAGTAAATAGTATAATACTTGAACCTTTAGCACTTAACACCGTCAGTCAACTAGTTAGCGATACTTTAGGTAAAAGCATCTCATCATCTATCCCCGCCCTGGCTTACGTATCCCATAAACAAACAGAACATCAGCGAGAAAATCGGCTGACAGAACAAGACAAAAACGAAACAGAAAAGTGCAATTTGTTAGCCGAACTAGTTTTCAATAAAACTCAAGGTAATCCTTTTTTCTTAACTCAATTACTAACATCAATTTACGCAGAGAAACTGCTAAAATTTGACTTTGAATTGGGCAAATGGCAGTGGGATTTAAAACAAATTCAAACGTTAGGAATTTCCGATAGTAACGTTGTTGAACTGATTGCAAGGAATATCAAAAAATTACCTTTAAATACTCAAAGAATTTTAAAATTAGCTGCCTGTATTGGCAACAGATTTACTTTAGAAGTTTTGACGATCGTCAATGAAGAATCCATGTCAGAAACGGCATCTGCTTTATGGGATGGATTGCAAGCCGGTCTGATTTTACCTATAGGCGAAAATGCTTATAAAATCCCTTTAGTAGTTAAGAATGATGAGTCATTAGTAATCAGCGATCGCGAAAATAGTTCATTACAAATCAACAATTGTCAATTATCTTATAAATTTTTGCATGACCGAGTACAACAAGCTGCTTATTCTCTCATTCCGGCTGAACAGCAAAAAATTACCCATCTAAAAATAGGCAACCTACTTTTACAGAATTCAAATCAAGACTCCCTAGAAGAAAATATCTTTGATATTGTTAATCAGTTAAATGTGGGAGTAGAATTCATCACCGAGCCAGCAGAAAAATACCAGCTTGCTCAATTGAATTTGATGGCTGCTCGCAAAGCAAAAGCAGCCGCAGCCTACGAATCTGCGGTCACCCAACTAAGAATAGGATTAAAACTATTAGCAGAAAACAGTTGGCAAACTAACTACGATCTCACGCTCGGACTGCATATAGAAGCAGTAGAAGCAGAATACCTGAATACTAACTACGAAAGTTCAGCCAAACTTGCGGAAATCGTGCTGCAAAAAACTAATACTCTGCTTGAAAAAGTAAAAGTATACGAATTGCAAATTCAGTTTTATATGGCTCAAAATCAGATGCTCAAAGCCATCGATACTGGATTGCAAGTGTTGGATATGCTGGGTATCTCTCTGTCAAATGAAACAGGAGAGAGCGGTTTTGTAGTTGAATTGCCTTCTCTTGAAGATTTAGAAAACTACCCAGAAATGACAGACCCGTATCAATTAGCAGCTTTGCGAATATTGATGAGCGTTATTCCTCCTGCTTGCACAGTTAAACCAGAGGTTGTACCGCTACTTGTACTTACCCAAACAAAACTTTGTGTTCGATACGGTCATTCAGCCCTGGCAGCCTTTGCGTATGTTTTTTATGGCAATTTCATCTATTCCATAACTGGGGATATAGATGCCGGATATTATGCAGGTGAGCTAGCTTTAAAACTATTGGATAAATTTAATGCTAGAGAACTCCGGTGTAAAGTATGTAATTTATTTCATGGCACGATCAGACCCTGGAAAATTCATGTTAGGGAAACATTCGCATCTCTACAAGATGGGCTGCAAAGTGGTTTGGAAACTGGAGATATAGAATTTGCTGGCTATAATGCTAGTATTTATTGCACAAGCGTGTTTTTGACTGGAATGCAATTAGATATTGTAGAGCAGCAACAAAGGCAATACCTTGATTTATCGCTTAAACTCAAACAAGACTATTCTATCTATTACATACAAATTATTCATCAATTGACTTTAAATCTTCAAAAGGACGCGAATGGTAAATGCCTATTAGTAGGCGAGAGTTTTGATGAAACGCAAATCCTGCCTATTTTTATTGAAACTAACAATAGAATTTTGCTGTTTGTTGCTTATTTTGCCAAGACGATTCTATTTTATCTGTTTAAAGAATCTAGTAATGCTTTTGCCAATGCGAGTTTAGCTGCCGAACACGCAGCAAGTGTAATGGGCATGGTAATTTCTGCTGCTCACAACTTCTATTATTCGTTAGCTATCCTTGCTCATTATCCAAAAGCTTCAAACGTGGAGCAACAACAATATCTAACTATTGTAGATGAAAATCAGCAAAAAATGAGACAATGGGCTGATTCAGCCCCGTCAAACTTCCAGCATAAATATGAGCTTGTAGAAGCAGAAAAAGCCCGTGTCTTAGGGCAAGTTGTAGAAGCAATGGAATATTATGACCGAGCTATAACAGGAGCTAAAGAACAAGGATATATTCAGGAAGAAGCACTGGCTTCTGAGTTGGCAGCAGAATTTTATTTCTCCATTGGTAGAGATACATTTGCTCAGTCCTATTTAACCAAGGCTTACTATGGATATATTCATTGGGGAGCAAAAGCTAAGGTTAAAGATTTGGAGTCTAGATATCCCGATCTATTTTTGGAGATCTTAAAGCGCGAACCTGTCAATATAGACATTTATAGAACAAGGACATCGACTACGGGGGGAAGTTCAACAGTTTTAGATTTATCAACTGTTAATAAAGCATCTCTTGCACTGGCTGAGGAAATAGTATTAGATAAGTTGCTAGATAAGCTACTTAAAATTGTGATGGAAAATGCCGGAGCTACTATCAGTTGTCTGATTTTAGAAAAAGATGGACAATTGCTGATAGAAGCTACGGGTAATGTAGAAAAAAATGAGGTGTTATTTTGGTCTGGAGTAACGATCGAGACGAGTAATAATTTGCCAGTATCTATCATTAATTATGTTGCCATAACTAAAGAAAATGTGGTATTGGATGATGCTAGACAATCGGTAAGATTTGGCAACGATTCTTATATCTTAAAAAATTACGTCAAGTCTATATTGTGTATGCCTATTATTAACCAAGGCAAGTTGATAGGTGTTATTTATTTGGAAAATAACGTCACAAATGGAGCATTTACTAAAGAGAGACTAGAAGTAATTAAACTATTGTCTTGTCAAATCGCTATATCGCTAAAAAATGCGATGTTATATGGTAAATTAGAAGCGACTAGCCAAAATTTGAAAAAAGCCAACGAGCAGTTAGAAGATTACAACCAAACGCTGGAACAAAAAGTAGAAGCAAGAACGCTGGAATTACAAGAAAAAAATAGGCTTTTGAAAGAACAAGCCATTCAACTCGAACAAGCTTTAAAAGAATTACAAGCTACGCAAACTCAGTTGATTCAAACTGAAAAAATGTCGAGTTTAGGGCAAATGGTTGCCGGAGTAGCTCACGAAATCAACAATCCGATTAACTTTATCTACGGCAATCTTTCTCATGCTAGTGAATATTTTCAAGATTTGCTGAAGTTGCTAAATTTTTACAAGCAGCATTCTTATGATGAAATATCTAATGTTCAAGAACTGGCAGAAAATATCGATTTGGATTTCATAGTTTCCGATTTTCCTAGATTACTTAATTCAATGCGGTTAGGAGCAGAACGTATCCGTCAAATTGTGCTGTCACTGCGGAATTTTTCACGATTGGATGAGGCTGAGATGAAATCAGTAGATATCCATGAAGGTATAGATAGCACTCTCTTGTTATTGCAAAATCGTTTGAAAAGCAAACCAGAACATCCTGGCATTGAAATTGTTAAAGAGTACGGTCAATTGCCGGTTGTAGAGTGTTATCCCAGTTTCTTAAATCAAGTTTTTATGAATATTCTCAGCAATGCGATCGATGCTGTAGAAGAATCATTAAAAATCTATTCTGTCGAACAAGTAAAGGGAAAAGAATTTTTAACTAAAACAAAGGGAAAAATTAGCATTCGCACTAGCGTCCTCAACAGTCAGAAAGTAGAAATCAGAATTGCTGATAATGGATTGGGGATGACAGAGGAAGTAAGCCGAAGAGTGTTCGATCCTTTCTTTACTACAAAGCCTGTGGGATCTGGTACTGGTTTGGGGTTGGCTATTAGCTATCAAGTTGTAGTAGAAAAACATCAAGGAAATCTGATCTGTAGTTCAGCACTAGGACAAGGGACAGAATTTTTGATTCAAATTCCCATTAAGCGGTAA